A genomic segment from Peribacillus sp. ACCC06369 encodes:
- the dxr gene encoding 1-deoxy-D-xylulose-5-phosphate reductoisomerase: MKNISLLGATGSIGQQTADVVRSHPDQFKIVALSAGKNIELVRAYIQEFEPKLVSVQTEEDYHVLKSEFFSRKDIEFMYGDEGMTAVAVFDQATILVNAVIGSVGLYPTLQAIKAKKDIAIANKETLVTAGHLVISEAKKAGVRLLPVDSEHSAIFQALQGEREKNIERLVITASGGSFRDRTREELKGVTVEEALNHPNWSMGAKITIDSASMMNKGLEVIEAHWLFDLPYDKIDVLLHKESVIHSMVEFHDSSVIAQLGSPDMRVPIQYALTYPDRMPLEGRKRLNLAEAGKLHFSDMDFSRYPCLQFAYKAGKMGGTMTTVLNAANEAAVSAFLSGKVSFLEIETLIEKALNQHSVIALPDLETIQEVDNMTRQYIESLVKDR, encoded by the coding sequence TTGAAAAATATCAGCCTTTTGGGCGCGACAGGTTCGATTGGTCAACAAACAGCGGATGTGGTAAGGTCCCATCCCGATCAATTCAAGATAGTGGCGCTTTCTGCTGGAAAGAATATAGAATTGGTAAGGGCCTATATACAAGAGTTTGAACCGAAACTAGTTTCAGTCCAGACGGAAGAAGATTATCATGTTTTGAAAAGTGAATTCTTCAGCCGCAAGGATATCGAGTTCATGTATGGCGATGAGGGAATGACTGCTGTTGCTGTGTTTGATCAAGCGACGATATTGGTCAATGCCGTCATCGGAAGCGTGGGCCTTTATCCGACACTTCAAGCAATAAAGGCTAAAAAGGATATTGCTATCGCCAACAAGGAAACTTTGGTAACGGCAGGTCATTTGGTTATAAGTGAAGCTAAAAAGGCGGGGGTTAGATTGCTGCCGGTTGATAGTGAGCATTCCGCTATTTTTCAGGCATTGCAGGGTGAAAGGGAAAAAAATATAGAACGTCTTGTCATCACTGCTTCAGGAGGCAGTTTTCGCGATCGGACCAGGGAAGAATTGAAGGGTGTAACGGTGGAAGAGGCGCTGAACCATCCGAACTGGTCAATGGGAGCGAAAATCACGATCGATTCAGCTTCAATGATGAATAAGGGTTTGGAAGTGATTGAGGCCCACTGGCTATTCGATCTTCCATACGATAAAATTGATGTATTGCTACATAAGGAGAGCGTCATCCATTCCATGGTTGAGTTTCATGACTCCAGCGTGATAGCGCAACTGGGTTCACCGGATATGCGAGTGCCGATACAATATGCACTTACTTATCCAGACCGTATGCCGCTAGAAGGGCGTAAACGCCTGAACCTTGCTGAAGCGGGCAAACTGCATTTTAGCGATATGGATTTCAGCAGATATCCTTGTTTGCAATTCGCCTATAAAGCGGGTAAAATGGGCGGAACGATGACTACCGTTTTGAATGCCGCCAATGAAGCGGCAGTTTCTGCGTTCTTATCTGGAAAGGTATCCTTCCTTGAAATTGAAACGTTAATTGAAAAAGCGCTGAATCAGCATTCTGT
- a CDS encoding isoprenyl transferase — translation MYSLWKRFVNKDASSDVTNRIQHIKQFDVPQHIAIIMDGNGRWAKKRALPRVAGHHEGMKTVRKITKVANKLGVKTLTVYAFSTENWKRPKSEVDFLMKLPQEFLGTFLPELISENVRVETIGDISLIPAHTQNAVKRAMEDTKDNDGMILNFALNYGSRGEIVSAVNSIIQDAKNGIVKENVTEEMLSSYLMTKHLSDPDLLIRTSGEIRLSNFMLWQAAYTELWFTEVLWPDFSEEHLLQAVEEYQKRSRRFGGV, via the coding sequence ATGTATTCACTTTGGAAGCGTTTCGTTAATAAAGATGCTTCTTCCGATGTAACAAATAGGATTCAGCATATTAAACAGTTTGATGTTCCTCAGCATATCGCCATCATAATGGATGGAAACGGCCGTTGGGCCAAAAAGCGTGCATTGCCACGTGTGGCGGGTCATCATGAAGGAATGAAAACCGTTCGTAAAATTACGAAAGTTGCCAATAAATTAGGGGTCAAAACTTTGACAGTCTATGCGTTTTCCACTGAAAACTGGAAACGTCCGAAAAGTGAAGTCGACTTTTTGATGAAGCTTCCCCAGGAATTTCTTGGGACATTTTTACCTGAGCTCATTTCCGAAAATGTAAGAGTTGAAACGATCGGGGACATATCACTCATTCCTGCACATACTCAAAATGCCGTTAAACGGGCAATGGAAGATACGAAGGATAATGATGGGATGATTCTGAATTTTGCCCTTAACTATGGAAGCCGTGGGGAGATTGTATCTGCAGTGAATAGCATCATTCAAGATGCTAAGAATGGTATAGTAAAGGAAAATGTAACTGAGGAAATGCTATCCAGTTATCTGATGACCAAACATTTGTCGGATCCGGATTTACTGATCCGTACAAGCGGTGAAATCCGTTTGAGTAATTTCATGCTTTGGCAGGCGGCTTATACTGAGCTTTGGTTTACAGAGGTGCTATGGCCGGATTTTAGTGAAGAGCATTTATTGCAGGCAGTTGAGGAGTATCAAAAACGTTCACGAAGATTCGGTGGCGTTTAA
- a CDS encoding phosphatidate cytidylyltransferase has product MKQRIITAVVVAAIFIPLVILGGIPFLLTVYLLGSIGLYELMKMKNLRVLSFEAFLSHILLWVLLLPNEHTAFLAEINYDKVQVFLIGVLLLLLYTVVSKNRFTFDDAGFLVISVLYLGMGFYYLFETRDSLGLGLIYILLTLFTIWATDSGAYFIGKSLGKRKLWPEISPNKTVEGFIGGLCSAMVVGVLFYAFSSLDYTLLQLLLISLIIGVFGQLGDLVQSAYKRHYGVKDSGKLLPGHGGILDRLDSVIFILPILHLLHVL; this is encoded by the coding sequence ATGAAACAACGAATTATTACGGCGGTCGTAGTTGCCGCTATCTTCATTCCACTAGTCATTTTAGGGGGCATTCCCTTTTTACTGACGGTTTATCTGTTGGGGTCCATTGGTTTGTATGAACTGATGAAAATGAAAAATTTACGTGTACTATCTTTTGAAGCATTTCTTTCTCACATATTATTGTGGGTACTTTTATTGCCTAATGAACATACCGCTTTTTTAGCGGAAATAAATTACGATAAAGTGCAAGTCTTCTTAATCGGGGTATTGCTGCTATTACTTTATACAGTCGTTTCAAAAAACCGTTTTACTTTTGATGATGCAGGATTTTTAGTGATTTCGGTCCTATACCTGGGAATGGGTTTCTACTACCTATTCGAAACACGTGACTCTTTAGGGTTGGGTCTTATCTATATCTTGCTTACATTATTTACGATCTGGGCAACCGATTCCGGAGCATACTTCATAGGTAAATCACTTGGTAAAAGAAAGCTATGGCCAGAAATAAGTCCAAACAAGACGGTTGAAGGATTTATCGGCGGGTTATGTTCCGCGATGGTAGTGGGTGTGCTATTTTACGCCTTCTCCAGTCTTGACTACACATTATTACAATTATTATTGATTTCATTGATCATTGGGGTATTCGGCCAATTGGGCGATCTCGTCCAATCGGCGTATAAACGTCATTATGGGGTTAAGGATTCCGGGAAGCTTCTCCCGGGACACGGTGGAATTTTGGACAGGCTTGATAGCGTGATATTCATTTTACCGATTTTGCATTTATTGCATGTTTTATAA